A part of Bombus huntii isolate Logan2020A chromosome 16, iyBomHunt1.1, whole genome shotgun sequence genomic DNA contains:
- the LOC126874801 gene encoding lysoplasmalogenase-like protein TMEM86A isoform X2: MSSPAQVLKSVGPKLVPFFKSVSVYFILLAEQPSLLTACFKCLPIISLIVFVLLHGISLSQEYRFSRRILTGLIFSCIGDALLVWPSCFTPGMCMFALAQIMYISAFGFIPLNIMLGTILYALCSLVIYALMPGLNGILVIGVPVYTVLLTTMAWRAISRVQFYKELWTWTKLCSCIGSICFLISDTLLGFHYFHTPLPYSQVSIMLTYYAAQLGIALSAVGSKNSNNNNNNVSNDKTDTAFVKG; this comes from the exons atgtcATCTCCTGCACAAGTG TTAAAAAGTGTCGGCCCAAAGCTAGTCCCATTCTTTAAAAGCGTGTCcgtgtattttatattactgGCCGAGCAGCCATCCCTGCTGACGGCATGTTTCAAGTGTTTGCCAATTATAAGTCTTATCGTCTTTGTTCTTCTACATGGAATTAGTTTATCGCAGGA ATACAGGTTCTCCAGACGAATATTGACAGGGTTGATATTCAGTTGCATAGGAGATGCGCTATTGGTTTGGCCTAGTTGTTTCACGCCAGGGATGTGCATGTTTGCCCTGGCCCAAATCATGTACATCAGTGCATTCGGTTTTATACCGCTTAACATAATGTTAGGTACAATTTTATACGCGTTGTGTTCGCTAG TCATATATGCTTTAATGCCTGGTCTGAATGGAATTCTGGTGATTGGGGTTCCTGTTTACACGGTGTTACTAACCACCATGGCGTGGAGGGCAATCTCTAGAGTGCAATTTTACAAA GAGCTATGGACGTGGACTAAATTATGCAGCTGCATTGGTAGTATATGTTTCCTCATATCTGATACGCTGCTCGGATTTCACTATTTTCATACTCCCCTACCTTATTCTCAG GTTTCTATAATGTTAACGTACTATGCGGCTCAATTGGGAATAGCTTTGAGCGCAGTTGGTTCTAAAAATagcaacaacaataataataatgttagCAACGATAAAACTGACACAGCCTTTGTCAAGGGTTAA
- the LOC126874801 gene encoding lysoplasmalogenase-like protein TMEM86A isoform X4: MSSPAQVLKSVGPKLVPFFKSVSVYFILLAEQPSLLTACFKCLPIISLIVFVLLHGISLSQEYRFSRRILTGLIFSCIGDALLVWPSCFTPGMCMFALAQIMYISAFGFIPLNIMLGTILYALCSLVIYALMPGLNGILVIGVPVYTVLLTTMAWRAISRVQFYKELWTWTKLCSCIGSICFLISDTLLGFHYFHTPLPYSQYFSGFYNVNVLCGSIGNSFERSWF; the protein is encoded by the exons atgtcATCTCCTGCACAAGTG TTAAAAAGTGTCGGCCCAAAGCTAGTCCCATTCTTTAAAAGCGTGTCcgtgtattttatattactgGCCGAGCAGCCATCCCTGCTGACGGCATGTTTCAAGTGTTTGCCAATTATAAGTCTTATCGTCTTTGTTCTTCTACATGGAATTAGTTTATCGCAGGA ATACAGGTTCTCCAGACGAATATTGACAGGGTTGATATTCAGTTGCATAGGAGATGCGCTATTGGTTTGGCCTAGTTGTTTCACGCCAGGGATGTGCATGTTTGCCCTGGCCCAAATCATGTACATCAGTGCATTCGGTTTTATACCGCTTAACATAATGTTAGGTACAATTTTATACGCGTTGTGTTCGCTAG TCATATATGCTTTAATGCCTGGTCTGAATGGAATTCTGGTGATTGGGGTTCCTGTTTACACGGTGTTACTAACCACCATGGCGTGGAGGGCAATCTCTAGAGTGCAATTTTACAAA GAGCTATGGACGTGGACTAAATTATGCAGCTGCATTGGTAGTATATGTTTCCTCATATCTGATACGCTGCTCGGATTTCACTATTTTCATACTCCCCTACCTTATTCTCAG TATTTTTCAGGTTTCTATAATGTTAACGTACTATGCGGCTCAATTGGGAATAGCTTTGAGCGCAGTTGGTTCTAA
- the LOC126874801 gene encoding lysoplasmalogenase-like protein TMEM86A isoform X3, translating into MSSPAQVLKSVGPKLVPFFKSVSVYFILLAEQPSLLTACFKCLPIISLIVFVLLHGISLSQEYRFSRRILTGLIFSCIGDALLVWPSCFTPGMCMFALAQIMYISAFGFIPLNIMLGTILYALCSLVIYALMPGLNGILVIGVPVYTVLLTTMAWRAISRVQFYKVQRKELWTWTKLCSCIGSICFLISDTLLGFHYFHTPLPYSQYFSGFYNVNVLCGSIGNSFERSWF; encoded by the exons atgtcATCTCCTGCACAAGTG TTAAAAAGTGTCGGCCCAAAGCTAGTCCCATTCTTTAAAAGCGTGTCcgtgtattttatattactgGCCGAGCAGCCATCCCTGCTGACGGCATGTTTCAAGTGTTTGCCAATTATAAGTCTTATCGTCTTTGTTCTTCTACATGGAATTAGTTTATCGCAGGA ATACAGGTTCTCCAGACGAATATTGACAGGGTTGATATTCAGTTGCATAGGAGATGCGCTATTGGTTTGGCCTAGTTGTTTCACGCCAGGGATGTGCATGTTTGCCCTGGCCCAAATCATGTACATCAGTGCATTCGGTTTTATACCGCTTAACATAATGTTAGGTACAATTTTATACGCGTTGTGTTCGCTAG TCATATATGCTTTAATGCCTGGTCTGAATGGAATTCTGGTGATTGGGGTTCCTGTTTACACGGTGTTACTAACCACCATGGCGTGGAGGGCAATCTCTAGAGTGCAATTTTACAAAGTACAgagaaaa GAGCTATGGACGTGGACTAAATTATGCAGCTGCATTGGTAGTATATGTTTCCTCATATCTGATACGCTGCTCGGATTTCACTATTTTCATACTCCCCTACCTTATTCTCAG TATTTTTCAGGTTTCTATAATGTTAACGTACTATGCGGCTCAATTGGGAATAGCTTTGAGCGCAGTTGGTTCTAA
- the LOC126874801 gene encoding lysoplasmalogenase-like protein TMEM86A isoform X1, producing the protein MSSPAQVLKSVGPKLVPFFKSVSVYFILLAEQPSLLTACFKCLPIISLIVFVLLHGISLSQEYRFSRRILTGLIFSCIGDALLVWPSCFTPGMCMFALAQIMYISAFGFIPLNIMLGTILYALCSLVIYALMPGLNGILVIGVPVYTVLLTTMAWRAISRVQFYKVQRKELWTWTKLCSCIGSICFLISDTLLGFHYFHTPLPYSQVSIMLTYYAAQLGIALSAVGSKNSNNNNNNVSNDKTDTAFVKG; encoded by the exons atgtcATCTCCTGCACAAGTG TTAAAAAGTGTCGGCCCAAAGCTAGTCCCATTCTTTAAAAGCGTGTCcgtgtattttatattactgGCCGAGCAGCCATCCCTGCTGACGGCATGTTTCAAGTGTTTGCCAATTATAAGTCTTATCGTCTTTGTTCTTCTACATGGAATTAGTTTATCGCAGGA ATACAGGTTCTCCAGACGAATATTGACAGGGTTGATATTCAGTTGCATAGGAGATGCGCTATTGGTTTGGCCTAGTTGTTTCACGCCAGGGATGTGCATGTTTGCCCTGGCCCAAATCATGTACATCAGTGCATTCGGTTTTATACCGCTTAACATAATGTTAGGTACAATTTTATACGCGTTGTGTTCGCTAG TCATATATGCTTTAATGCCTGGTCTGAATGGAATTCTGGTGATTGGGGTTCCTGTTTACACGGTGTTACTAACCACCATGGCGTGGAGGGCAATCTCTAGAGTGCAATTTTACAAAGTACAgagaaaa GAGCTATGGACGTGGACTAAATTATGCAGCTGCATTGGTAGTATATGTTTCCTCATATCTGATACGCTGCTCGGATTTCACTATTTTCATACTCCCCTACCTTATTCTCAG GTTTCTATAATGTTAACGTACTATGCGGCTCAATTGGGAATAGCTTTGAGCGCAGTTGGTTCTAAAAATagcaacaacaataataataatgttagCAACGATAAAACTGACACAGCCTTTGTCAAGGGTTAA